attttaacaataTAAAACAATTAACATgtctataaaaaaataaagaaaaattcataatttaaaatCCCGATAcattctttaatatttttttataattattgattaaatatataaatataatctaTTAATTTAATAGAGATCAGAaccatatattttcttttttaaaaaaattaaaataatattgaaaCAAAGCCACAAGCATGATAGCCAAGAAAAATCCATCATTTTTACCAATAATTACTGAATATCATGAGCTAATCTAATCTTATATGGTTATACACTTATACATGCATACATatatagaaaaaaaaataacatgGGCCGGGCCGAAACGACCTTTAAATAAGTAGATGTCCACAACGAAATCAGGCAGGGCAGGTTAGTAAATGGGCTGAATTTTAATAGCCCTAATTATGTAAGCATTAGCCCAAAATTTGTTCGATAAGCTTTATATGTTCCTTTGCGGAGGCTGCTAGGGTTTAGTTCCTCCGTTTTGACTTTCCGCCAGCTGAAGCTTCAGAACGTCAACAATGGTGAAGGGTCGTCAAGGAGAACGCGTTAGGTCAGCTGTTGATCTAATTCGTGTTACTTGAGACCATTTTTCGTCCGGAATATTCGCTGGCATATATGACTGCTGCGTTTTAGTTTTTTTGCATTTTTTGTTGTTTGGGCCGATCACAGCTAGTTGGGAGAAATGATTGTTTGATGGATCTTTTTCTTGTCATTTTTGCAGGCTTTATGTCCGGGGAACCATACTTGGGTACAAAAGGTAAAAAAAACCTGATTTATTTGTTGGCTTGGAGCTGTGTTTTGTTTACGAGGGTAGGTTTCGTTGGATCGTTTGAAAATTGATGATAATGGCTGTAGGTCGAAGTCAAACCAGTACCCAAACACGTCCTTGATACAGATAGAAGGAGTGAACACGCAAGAGGAGGTTGCGTGGTACCTCGGTAAGCGGATGGCGTACATTTATAAGGCCAAGGTTAAGAAGAACGGCTCTCACTACCGTTGCATTTGGGGTAAGGTCACTCGACCTCACGGGAACAGTGGTGTTGTTCGTGCGAAGTTCAAATCTAATCTTCCCCCAAAATCCATGGTATATCGGCTCTTTCAACTAAAATTTCCATGAATGAATGGATCATTCTTACGAGAATGCTCGAAATTACTCTTCACTGatgctttgtcattgtttttcaAACAGGGTGCTAGAGTCAGGGTATTCATGTACCCTAGCAACATATGAGGTAAAAGTTTACATATTTTTTCTAAATGGCTCTACATTGATCTAGATCTCATGTGATTAGATGGACAATAGTGTGTGATGGTGTATTTGTGCTATCATTTTGCATTAGGTTCATTAATTGGCAAGCTCGGTCACTGGGAAAACTTACTAGAACTCCATAAATTCGTTGGTGTCCTGTGTGTCATTGTCTTGTCTGCTATGTTTTCAAGCCTAAATCTGAAGTTTGTCTGCTATGTTTTCCAGCCTAAATCTGAAGTTATGTGTCTGTTTCTGCATCCTTCTGTTCATCATTAGTCTTAAAATGAATGGGTGGAAGTATATAAACAATTTTGGTTAATTTCATCTAGTTTCGGTGTGGTTAGCCCACTGATTTGAAATACTTGCCAAGCCGAAATTAGATGACGTATACCCATTTCTGTTTCCTCTCTGTTCATCAGTCTTATAATGAATTTGCAAAAGAATTTTGGAAATTGGGTTGACTTCCTCTTGTTTGGGTGTGGTGAGCACATCAATTTATCGACAAACATGATAACATATAGTTTAATGATCCTGATATAAATGTTTAAAGTTAAAGTGATGTCAACGAAGTAACATTATATCTTGCTACTTTGCTGTGAGGTTGATTTCCTAACGAGTAATGGAAAATACATGAAGCGAAACTCTTTGGTGTTATAAATTTGTGGGTTAAAGAAACCTAAACAGTTGACTGTCATATAACTGTTTGTTGTGATCTAGAAACTCATCAAATCTTGGACTAGCGTAACTTGAAAAATATCACAGGATAAATTTATGTACCCAAAAGTTAGATCCTACCATAGTTGATAGGAATGCTCAATCCGCTTGATGAATTGAAGTGACAAGATATGGGCAGAAATATTGTTCGCATATGCTTCAATTGGCTTTTGCGTTCTTCAAATTTGTAGGGGTTGTTTCGTGTAGATTCATAGAAACTTTTCACCCCGAGACACCACTGTACACAAATTcgcaaattatattttattcggACGCATTTACTTTTAATTAGTTTGTTAACACCCTTTTCTTGATAACGTTCCTCTTGATAATCATTTGCAGTTAGTTACCTGGCTTCGTAGATTCTGATTTCGGGAGTACACCGAGGCGGAAGTATCATTAGGATGTAGCTTTTGAGTGTTGTTCAGAGTTCGGAATAGTTTTGATTTGTGATTTGATATCATTGGTGTATCCCTTATTCCTTTGCGATTCTCTATGAAGACACATATTACTACCTCTTTTTACCTTTAATTTTAGATTTTCGATCTGTTTTATCTATTTTGAGCTGGTTATGACGAATTTCAACTGCATAGAAATAAATCAAGACACTGCAAGAATTCGCCGATAACCTTTTATTCAGCACCTAATTACTCCAGTCCGAGATACAAGCTTGATACATCAAAAGACAGCTACCAAAAATTTGAAATGTCACaaagaaaagcaccgcccgcaCAGGTTAATTGAAATTGTAAGTCAACAAGAGATTGAACGAACTTGTGGATCGACCTGCTCTCTATGGCACAAGTCTAAGACGCTGCTGACTGAGAACTCAAACTCGAGTTGTCAGATAGTAGTTCAAATCGGCAACATGAAGAACAAGTTACACAGATGGCTAAAGAGTTGGATGCAGAATTGATCTCTATTCTTGGATCCGTGGGTTCAATCAAAGGGCAAAAAACAAACCGTCAAACAAAGATGGATTCTAGTAAAGGAGTGATTGTGAAAATGTGATCGTAACAGCATTGTCCGCTTGAGAGacattatatattatttaatacatAAACGATCCCATCACTTGATAGGAAGCAATAAAACTTGAAGTATTTGGGATTTGACAGTAGCACACACTTGATTTGGATAACGAGACATaaaaatatcaatacaccaacgGAATAACAGCTTTCCTATTCTTAGGATAATCCTCCCCAAACTTTTCCAAGTACCATCTGTGATTCGCCCCAGCTCTGGGTACCAAATTAGCACATGTGTAGACAAAAAAGCCCAATCCCGCCCAAGACCAAGTCATCAAGGCCCAGCCCAACCATTCCAAAATCTCTCCTAAATAATTTGGACAACTAACCCACTCAAACAGCCCACCTTTCGGTATCTTATACCCTCCACCACTATTCTTCAGGCCCGTCAGCAAATTATCCGACCAAATATTCGCCGCCATGCCGCCACCAAACACAACGATCCCGGCGACGAACCGCCACCAGAACCACCGATCTCCGTGGAAATCAGCGTATTCGGACACCCATCTGGCCTGCAAGTAAGTATTCAAGAGATTGAACCCGAACGCCATCAGGGCCACGCTCACCGGGAACCCTCCGACTGTTTTTTTCTGGATAGGTGATGTGAACAGAAGTTTGAGTGGGTATATGACCGTGCGATGGAGGTAGTGGAGGAGGAATACGGAGATGAGGACGATTGCACGAGGGTCGCGGTGGTTTTGTCCGCGGGGGAAGAGGAGGAGGCTGAGCCACACGGTGGGGCTCTCCATCAAGAACCAGGCTAATGGAGGCGGGATTGTGGGGCCCCATCCGACACGGTGGTGCCTGCCATATGGAGCGGTGAGGAAGAGGAGGGATATGATGGTTGGTGGTGTGATGAAGAAGAGGGTCAGGAGGCTGTAGTGAAACAAATCTTGATCTGCGGCCATTTTCTACTACTGCTGGTGTGGAGAGACAGAGCATACTGgtttaatttatttgtttaaatCTATCGAAGGGTTAACTCCCAACAATAATTTTGTATCGAAGAAATTTGTTCCCTAACTCAGCTTAATTTGATGAATGAACACTTCGAGAAACTAAACTACTGTGAGTTAGTCTCactctgtgagacgggtcaacaataTCCataatcacaataaaaaataatactcttagcataaaaagtaatacttttttatgggtgacccaaataagagattcgtctcacaaataatatccgtgagaccgtctcacataaatttttgccaaCTACTATTACTacggtttatttatttttgaataacTTAAAAATATAAACGGATAAGATACAGCCAAATTCTATTTGCCATTAATGTTGGTAAACAATGCCCATTAAAATTTTCTCCAAAAGCAACTGACAGATGGCTAACGTGACAAGTAATCATGtgtgtatttttatttaaagtagCTATTTATACACgacaatatttttataatactttattttatttatattaaaataataattaaaatataattataaaaaatactgAATGACTTCATTGTaatttttgatatataaatttaaaaaataaataaataaagaaaaaatttatattagtgTGTGTTGATTTTAGATTAAATGTTTATTTAGTTTTTTGCTTTgaggaagttttaaaaataatggAAATCGTAAGAAGTAGTTGGGAAGTTGAGAATTGTGAGTGAGATGATTTGGTTAAAGATATTAGATGTGGAGAGATATTTTAGAGgtataaaagaaaaatttggtGAAAAATCACCATGACACCAAAAAAAGTTTGTATATGTTACTCAAACTTGATAAGataataaaagataaaaaaaacttGCGATTTAAATGATTTGTTAAAAGGAAAGAGAGGACAATATCCATTCGGATCCGGACACAGTAATATTATTACTAATTTGCAACTGTTTTCTAGGAAATATTGGGTAAAATAACCTTAAAATCTATCGTACTATGGGAAGTTCAGCTATATCTCATCGAGGATTTACGGGTTTTGTTGCGTTTGTTTGTCTATAGCTGCCATAATAATTTGCACATTCTATCCATGTAAACCTTCTTATAAAATGGAAACTCAAGACAatattatttcaacaattcaGTGTATATGTCAGGCAAGCTGTTACATTTACATGTGATATTCTCAAGGATCATTTGTAACTGGAACAAATACAACCACTCGACTATGCATTGCAACCACTCGACTATGCATAGCTTTCTTACCTTTTTTATGCATCTAAGACAAATAGAGCAGGTTCCAGAAGCCTCAGCTATCCTGTAAAGTAAAGATCATACTATGCTCAGTCACttatgatcaagaattggttcctAGAGAGTTTGCTGACCTACCATGAAGTTACTCAAGCTCGACCTTATGAAACTTGATTTTTTAAATCACCAATTAAATTTGCACATAAAAGTCTTTAAACCCCGTCGAAACATAGCTGTGGTCGAGCTTTGACCAAACTATCACTCCTCCCCCCTACAATAGATTAGGATGAGTATGGTGGTCGAAAATTACCTTGTGGCACATCCAGAGCAAGCACCACAATGTGCACATGGAAGGAAGAAAGAAACAATCCCTGGGAGCATCAAAGCATATTGCACAGAGACGGCTGTTGTTCTCACCATCTTTAACATGCTTCCCATCCCGTGCATCTTTGAGAGACTCGTCCTCTGAGCCAGACGCATATGAGTAGGAACCCCAACTCGAAAGATCATCATTTTTCTGTATGAGCAAAGGGCTTCTCTCAGGTCCCCTGTCACCCACATGTTCCCTTCACTATTCCCGATCCATGCTCTTGCAATGGTTCGAGGTTTGATTAATGAAGTAGCACAAGAACAGTTACTCCACCAGTATTTATAAGATATTGAATTAATAGTAGAATTTGAATGATAGAGATCCTATAAGAGTGAATTTAGCGGGAAGTAACTAGGCCCACAATATAAGTTAACCATCGGAGTTCATATGAGATTTTAACATACCAGGCATCATTATCCAAGCCCTATAGACATAGAGAAGAATCCTCAGTGTATATGACCTCCGAGCACAACACAGACACACGCATATTGTACTTGTTCGCTTATGAGGAAGTGCTTGAACATTTTCTAATGAAAAGCAAGGTGATGAACAGGAGAATGACTCGGTAGTTTTATAGAGGAACAGTGGAAAATTTACTCGTCGCCGAAAATATTCAGCCAAGAAAGACTCACAGATTTTCGACCAGGAGTGGTAAGAAGAACAGCACTTTCACTTGGGATATACAGTTACTACATTGGCCTTGATCAAGCATACACTGGAAACTTGCTTCCGTTGTATTGTAGAGAAAAGCCTTTATTTTGAACTGAAGTTGACCTCTTGAGCGCATCCAATATCAGTAAGCAATGTAAACAAAGTCAGAAGTCACAAGAAATTctaaatatgaaaattttaatcTATTAGCACCTCCAAGAAAATTCAATTGGTGGATATTTAATATAGAAAATAGGAATTTTTGTGCCTATTCTTAAAACAGATGAGGGACTCCATGACCAGTAACTTAAAGCAAATAAGTATTACCGAGATCAAATGATCCAAATTGAAGCACTTCATGCACAGGATTACAACCAAAGTGACAAGAGTGTAATTTCATTTTACGTTCCAATCGTTAAAAGAGTTACTATACCACAAATTCATTCAAGAACACTTGCCTTTTCTACTTCAGAATTCAAGTTACCCACAACAATGTAGTTAGAAGAAGATTTGGACACCTTTAGCTGAACTGAGCCATTTCCTGTGGACAGTAAACCGATGAGATTCAACCCCTGACATAAACACTCAAACTTGCCCTTATTTTACCTCACCGCGAATGATATTCCAAGATAAGGTTGTATTTGGATACAATGGATCCTCAAGCCACACATCTAGATCTTCATTTCCTGGAATGGTGCAGCATGCAGGAAAATCTCACAGGGTATCCAAAGAATAAGAAACCCTCATTCTCAAAATATACCACCAATACGAGTTGCTAAAACACAAAAAAACAAGCATCCTAACAGTGTGTCTTAAACAACTCTGTTAGTAATGGCTACTGTTAAACATGCCATTAACAAATTGTTGTCCAAATATGATTGGCATCTAATCATTACCGTCTAGGTAAAACACTTCCCCACTGGCTCTGGTAAAATACTTCTCCACCTAAGCTCTAATCAAATGATAATGTATTTGAATAGATAAAGAACCAAAAGATCAGCATCACTTTAGATCAAAGTTCAGGAAATCTACTGTTGATCGAGCAATTAAAATACACACACAAAACTATTATGTAACTCCTTGATTTTTTCCATCATCATAACTACTGGTGTCTGTAGCCACCTACCAAAGTTATTTAGCTCAAACAATATAGCTTTTAAATAAGACAAACATGAAAAGGCAAATAAACTAATCTACCACATGCTACAAGACTTTTGCATGTCTGTCAAAGACTCAAGTTCTCATTCTGTGAGTTCTAACTTACATCTGCAGCAATCGGCAATATACATGTCCTCCTGGGTTAGGGTGTCAATCgggtgggttgggtcgggtttcgggtcaactcgcgaattttttttaacttttttttcaacccgaacccaacccgaacccgaaacaacccgaaaacccccaacccgaacacgaacccgTATAACCCAATTCAACCCGTCTAACATGCCTAACCcgaatttcattattttttttaaaaaaaattaatgaaaaaaattcaaaaaaataaaaaataataataatattttaatttaaacacataataacaaaattttcgatttaaatttgaaagtttaatcgtagaaaattaaaagtatatttactaaatcaaataaaaaattgttaaaaaaataaaaatatgtaaaataaatatcaaatgatgaaaatttagcacataaatatacaataaattttgttcaagcatacaatatataaaactagggcaacttaggattcagtaccCCTTTTCTTTCAATTTTGGTTTTGATACCCCATTTCCCAAAATACCCCTCAAGCGTTGGTTTTAGctaattgattttattttcaagtaatggcccatcatgcttccgtaaaataaatttaaattttatacctttttgaccggagtaccaccgggttatatccaccgtattttacagactgctcctcacagcctaaccacgcgatcgcaaccgatggttaccgacgcagattccttcagcggcacttggcacaactctaattcgtttcctaccttagagcgtacagtataaaataaaattttgaaattaatgCATGAGAGGGGCTGGAGCAAAGatttcttttattcaaacacaaatatttatttattacatagtaacctcctgtagaggaggagaaacttgtttagctacttatcgtagctgaactcttaacactcataaaacttgaaagaaaatattacaaccttgtatgaaagaaatggagaaaatatttgatgatcttcacttccttcttcctgccttatttatagaaggcttcttcggatttgaacttcggatttcaaatcttcataagcctttacagcttgcattgGGGACCATTTGGTGGTTGAGGGGTCcctgtctagattattaatcttgatatcaacttctcatcctcctttatctctcttagataccattgacgatgagtttccaggatatcggcagtaatttcatcttttttatactctttgaaatgatttactaaccatttaagagctt
This Primulina eburnea isolate SZY01 chromosome 2, ASM2296580v1, whole genome shotgun sequence DNA region includes the following protein-coding sequences:
- the LOC140818050 gene encoding large ribosomal subunit protein eL33y-like — translated: MVKGRQGERVRLYVRGTILGYKRSKSNQYPNTSLIQIEGVNTQEEVAWYLGKRMAYIYKAKVKKNGSHYRCIWGKVTRPHGNSGVVRAKFKSNLPPKSMGARVRVFMYPSNI
- the LOC140818042 gene encoding steroid 5-alpha-reductase DET2; its protein translation is MAADQDLFHYSLLTLFFITPPTIISLLFLTAPYGRHHRVGWGPTIPPPLAWFLMESPTVWLSLLLFPRGQNHRDPRAIVLISVFLLHYLHRTVIYPLKLLFTSPIQKKTVGGFPVSVALMAFGFNLLNTYLQARWVSEYADFHGDRWFWWRFVAGIVVFGGGMAANIWSDNLLTGLKNSGGGYKIPKGGLFEWVSCPNYLGEILEWLGWALMTWSWAGLGFFVYTCANLVPRAGANHRWYLEKFGEDYPKNRKAVIPLVY